The nucleotide sequence GGTAAACTTGCTTCCTTGATTTCTACTTATTAGCACTATTCATCTTCTTATTTCTTCATAGATACATTTACTTTTGTTATGTACTTAGGGCTCAGGGACGCGCTCTGCCCGCAGTCCTCCATCAATTGGAATACCCTCAGGCATCAGCAGGGATGATAGTTCTCTGATCTCTCATGATGATTCAGATCTTTACAAGGAAGTGCGATGCATTGAGACCAGTGGAACTGGAAGAAATGAACAGTTGGACCTGTCAGCTGGTGAAAGCAGTAGCCCTCAAGGTTCAAACATGAATTCTAGTTTGCATGGTAATGGTTCAAATGCATCGGTGAATTCCAGGCGTTCAAGGCTCCTTAGTGAATCTCCTATCACGTTGGAGCAGCATTTGGAGAACATTAGAAGGCCTTTTGTTAGTCTTGGCAGAGATCTAGGATCGTCGACACATAACCCATCAGGCTCCAGAATACTTGGTAGAAGCAGGAGTTGTAGATCACTTATGGGTTCTACCATGTTTGATGGCATGGAGATGGATGATGGCACCCCGCTGCATAGAAGTTTGGTTGGTTTCCCTGGAAGATCTGCACCGAACTATGATGCAGAAAGTGAGACTCTTTCAAGAGCAGGATCCATAGTTTCAACCAAGACAAATGGTGCATGCGATACAGAGTTTACTGGAATAGGTGAATTTGTTGCTGAACTGAAAGAGATGGCTCAGGTTCATTACCAGAAACAGTTAGGCAATCAGGTACAAACTGAGTATCATAGGACTTTTATGCTCATCACTGAAGCTCATTTAAAATAGAATGTGTATGGCAAACTTTTGTTGCAAGTTTTATGCAAATGCACTTTTTGCCCAGTTGCCCATTAGGAGTAGGAAAAACTACATGTTACGCCAGTTTTGACCATGAGTTGCTTCTAGATGTTCTCTTTGAAGACTGTTTGCTTGTGTTTTCAACTATACTGTAAAGTCTAGACTAATTTAAAACTAGTAATAATCTGCTGATTTTTCTTCCTCTATCAACTCACCATATTAATAATTTGTTAATCCTTGTTTCAGGATACAAATGAGGAATTTGGAGACTGCACCCTAAAGAGCATTGGTTTGGACCCGATTGCTGATGCTTCACAATCACCTTCTCGCTGGCCATTAGAATTTGAGAAGAAACAGCAAGAGATCATCGGGCTTTGGCATGCTTGCAGTATTTCCTTAGTCCACAGGACCTACTTTTTCTTGCTATTCAAGGGAGATCAGGCTGATTCAATCTACATGGAAGTGGAGCTCCGGAGGTTATCATTCCTCAGAGATACCTATTCTCGGGGGAGCACCCCTAGCAATGCAGTAGTAGGCAGCTTGAACTCTTCCCCTGTTGCGAGGTAAGTGAATATACTATACACTTTCCTGTATTATAACGACCATTTTGGCAATGCCTCGTATTAGAATAAGAAATGATTATTTATCATGCAGTGCCAAGAAGCTGCAACGTGAACGGGAGATGCTTGCGAGGCAGATGCAGAAGCAGCTCACAGCAGAGGAAAGGGAGCACCTGTACACCAAATGGGGCATTTCACTGGACTCCAAGAAGAGGAAGCTCCAGGTTGCTCGCCGGCTCTGGACCAAGACCGAGGACCTGGAACACGTCAGGGAGAGCGCCTCCCTTGTTGCCAAGCTGATCGGGCTCCAGGAGCCAGGGCAAGTCCTCAGGGAGATGTTCGGACTCAGCTttgcgccgcagcagcagccgcccccTCGCAGGCGATCCTCCAACGGCTGGAGATATGGGATCCCTTCGTTCGGCTGACCAAAGAGATGTAACTACCCTCCCCCCTTTTTTTTCATCTTGGTGTTGTGTGGTGTACCTTGGTTCTGATTTCTGTATTTTTTTAGGAAGATATCCATCGGGCCATTTGTTTGTGCGGTTGGCTTCGTGCATGCCTTTCTGCCTAGCCGCCGCCGGTTAGGCCTCAATTGCTGATGACATCGTCCTATCCTATGGCTACGACCGTAATTGCAATTCCTGACTCTTTGTGTTATCATTGACGTGCGCTTCAATAGTGCAATAGTAATAGTAATCTGATGTTCCATGCCatcatgaaaaaaaaaatcactggGACAGTCCCTATGGCTAACCATGGTCATCTACTGTGAACTCATGATATGCGTCTATCCGCATATTGAATTATTGCATAAATTTAGAAGTAATAGTTGGAACCTATCTATTTTACGAGTTTCAAATGATATGTGTATATGCCGGATTCATGATATAGTATCTGCAATTGTCTCATGACGGGAAAACTTTGGACCTCGCCATTGTCGCACAAGCTGCAAATAAGAAAGATATATTAGAAAAAATATAGGAACTAGATCATGCGTTTTGATACTATTTTACCTATTTAGTACTTTTCACCGCCTTTCCCTTGGTACCTTCAATTTTTTTCACTATTCAATACATCTGTCTATATTTGTTGCACTCTCACGATGTACGGTCCATATTTATCGCATTCTCCTGATATATGGTTAATATTTATTGCACAAGCTACAAATAAGAAAGATAGTTACTCATCCCACGCATTTTGATACTATCTTTACCTATTTAGTATTTTTCAGTGTCTTTTCCTTAGCACCTCCTATTTTTTCAATATTCAATCTCTTCTGATATATGGTCTATGTTTTTATCAACTACTATAAAAATTCATACCTCCTATTTTTTCACTATTTGATCCGTCCCGTTATATAGTTTATGCTTGTCTCAACCACTACAAAAAAAACTTCTAGCAAATTGGATCACATAGGAAAATTGAGATGGAGGCAGATGGGGTGCATAgcccccgttcgcttcgctgaaaaaacaagccgaaacactgttccggctgatttgttgtgagaggaaaacactgttccgcctggacaagctgaaaaagacggattataagataagcgaacagggcctatagTGTGGGGCGGCTCCGCAGTACTGCGATCTAGGAacaatttctctctctctctctctctctctctctctctctcttgagatTGTTCCTTGTACAATTTCGTTCCTTGTTCCGAGACCAATTACAgttctaaaaaaaaaaactttctaaAAAATACCATACCATGCTTCTTGTCCTGTCGTTCAAGGAAAGTGGCTGATAAAGGGTTCACCGAGACGCTCAATGCGGGCTTTCCGTCTTTGTGCTCATATTTCGTGAGCATTATCAACAATTCATACTTCAGAATTAGTGACTGAGCCATGAATGAAACATGGAACATTGTACGCATATATGAAAATTGAAGCATTCTGTTCCTAACACAGACACGCAACCGCAGAGCATGGCTCAGACCCCAGAAGCAGGAAGCCGGACGTCGTAGAAGCGGCACTGGCGCACTGCGGGAAAGCGTCGGCGGCCAGAGAGGGAACAACTCCAGCCTCCAGGTCGAGGACGAGGAGAAGCACGCGCAGGAGCGGCAGGCCGGCAGCCGCTTTCCATCCCCGCCGGTGCCCAATGCGGTGCTGCCCGGGCCCATGCATGGCCTGGTTCGTTTGCTGGTCCCCCACGGCCGGCAGGCGGCAGCCATGAGCCCCGGCCGCCGCGGTGATAATGAGCTCACGCTGTCACGCCTTTGCTGCGCCCAAAGTTATTTAAAAGCCGCATGCGCGTATGGCCATGCATTTCCAGTTTTTCACCGTCTGATGTGCACTTGTGCTGTTTGGGCGTGGCTGTGCCTGGGCGTGCTCTCGCGAGCAGGAGTCACGAGTCTACAGAACATCTTAGTTCACCGTTGGTACAAGATTGCTACGAGAAATAGCTTCGTGGTGCAGGGACGCGGGGAGCAGAGACGTGGATTGGTTCGTCCCCGTCCCACGAAATCCGAGGGAGAGAGCTTTTCCGCATTTCATTTGTCTACAGGAACAAGCTTTTTTCATCCCCATCCGAATTTTCCGCGGTGAATTGGATATGGGCCTATGTTGCCATCTCTATCCATGACTCATGgctcaactaaacacaccctaaataCATTGAACCTAGTGCGCTTCGATATGTTATCTCTATCATCGTACCGTCCACCTCGCCCCATTTTAACCATGACATATTATCGCTCCCATTGTCGACCATCCTGCACCGTATGATCATAACGTTATTGCTGTTGTTGCCTTCTAAACGCCACCACTGTCACCATTTCTCTTGTCCCTATCCCCAGCCCAAAGCCCGAAATCCATAATCACAAAATATGAACCCTAACTTTAATACGTCATGTTCttttggcttataagctgtactttttcaatcaacgaataatttttttctttcacaacaaatcaaccaacggtattttcaaccatggcttatcagccaaacgtaCAGGACAATAGTTTGCTCGGGGTCATTGCTCGCCTTCAGAGGGTTGATGCCGTATTTATCTTAGCACGATGCGGGGAGGCAGATGACCGAGAGAATTGATGAGAGGACACTCTTGAGTAGCATGATGAGGAAGTCGAATGTTTCTCTAGTGTCTATTAGGCCCCCTTTAGAACAAAGAATTTACACAAAGCATTTCAGAACAAAAGAAAGCTAAGGAAGATGGCTTTAAAAAAATGTAGAAAAAACATAGAAACAAAACAATGAGATTTGAGCTCATATTTAGTTTTCTCTAAAATTCCTTTAGAATGATCCAGACCATAGGAATCTCAAAAGAATATGGCCctattcggcttaccccatattcagcttgctcggcttcttttttcagccggaacagtgtttttctctcacaacaatttagccgaaacagtgttttcggtcagtttcagccaagtttcagaccagtgaACGGAGCCATAGGAGTTTTCCAAAGGGCTTCATAGGAGTTTTCCTATAGGAATTGAATCATTCCAAACTCATACGGTCCATTTCGTCACTTTTATTATGAAGCAATTGAAATATACTTTATGGACTAAGCTATTTAGTTTGGTATTGGATACTTAAGGACTTTTCAAAGTTTATTTATAGACGTGTCTTAAATTCACATGGTGGAAGATAGAAATGTATTCCATTGACCCGTAGAGTGTGTTTTTACTCTGCAACTTGTAACATGCTTTTTAGATCGATCGATATTCTTTGCATCGTTCACAAGCAGTGAAGACAAGTACCTCCCCCGTGTGGCCAACGATAGTACACATGTATATAAGTATATTACGTAAGCATCCATACATGTTAACTTAATCTGtgtctaaattgtaattattaaaaTGGATTTTAATCTCAGTGATCCAACTTATGTTTTTCGTCTATCACATGGCGGGacttaggtggtgtttggattcagtgattaaaatttaggaggtgtgtcgagaggatgttgtatggggtgttcggataataataaaaaaaacaaattacataatccgttagtactccacgagacgaattttttaagcctaattaattcgtcattagcacatgtttattgtagcaccacattgtcaaatcatagactaattaggtttaaaagattcatctcgcaaattagtcgcaaactatgcaattaatttcgtaattagtctatatttaatactccatgcatgtgtccaaacatttgatgggacaacgactaaaatttaggaggggtaaccaaacaccaccttacaTGTGCATGGGACGGTAGTGGATGAATGCGTGTCGGCGAGTCTTTCCCTCCAGCATTTCGTGACAAAGAGATCAGTCCGCAAAATGTTCGCTAGGTGCACCAAATACTTGCGACTTTAgggtctgttcggctggtattaaagtcagCTAACCAGCCTCAGCTGCAGCTGTTTTATTGTTAGAGataaatactgtagattctaaccGATAAGACGCACTATCAGTTCAAGCGAACACACCCTTAAAGCCTATATACTAGGGAACTGCGCCAATGGGCCTGCCCTTCTCTTTTGATGCGTTCGATAAGGCGATGAGGACGAGGCCCTAAAAGTTACTAGAGGAGTTGGAGAGACCTATTGGCCCATAGGACCTTCTCGGTGCAGGAGGACGAAACATTGACCGGAGTTATCTACTGCCAATGTGCTGGTTTAGGGAAGTGAGATGATGAAACAGTAGGATTGTATATGTAGagagtagagatcctagtagaaTTTCGCAGCTGCTACGCAACGTTCCCAGGTCAGCTTTGTAAACCGGCGCGCCCAAGTGATTGCCAATTTGTCAGCCGATTCGGCGCTGCTCAAACGACAGTTCGATTTTGGAGGCAAAATAAAAGGCACGTATTCTGAAAGCATTGctgctttcctctccggcaccggcACAGCCGCGGCGGCAATGCTTCCCAGTTGAGAGCCGTAGCATAGCTACTGTGCGCGTGCCGCGGCGGGCATAAAAGCCAAAGGAACAACTCCACTAGTAGGCGCTAGGCAAGCCGAGACAACGGCAGCCGCTCGCGATCGCAGTCGCGGGCCTCAGTCGCCTTGTCACACTGCCAGCCTCCACACCAAGACCTCCTCCAGGCAGCCAGTCATGGCGCGCCGGACCAACCACACCTCCATGAACGccacggcagcggcggcgtcaGCGACGACAATGATCGCCTCCTCGCCGTCTCCCCCGCGGCCGCCGCCTGCGCCTCCCGCTGGCGCCGGCGCGGGAGCGTGGGGCCCCTACGCCAGCTCCCGCGCCTTCTTCTCTAACGTGGCCACCATCCTCATCATCCTGGCCTGCGTCTCCCTGCTCGCCTTCT is from Miscanthus floridulus cultivar M001 chromosome 7, ASM1932011v1, whole genome shotgun sequence and encodes:
- the LOC136467480 gene encoding kinesin-like protein KIN-7C isoform X3, with amino-acid sequence MTPPSCSGAHSLIDPPLRQHTHLHEERAFVLKFSAIEIYNEVVRDLLSAENTPLRLWDDAEVKNTKGTYVENLTEVVLRDWNHLKGLISVCEAQRRTGETFLNEKSSRSHQILRLTVESSAREFLGKDKSTTLVASANFVDLAGSERASQALSAGTRLKEGCHINRSLLALGTVIRKLSMGSNAHIPYRDSKLTRILQPSLGGNARTAIICTLSPATSHIEQSRNTLLFGSCAKEVVTNAQVNVVMSDKALVKHLQKEVARLESELRQPASNSSLEALVKEKDNQIRKMEKEIKELKSQRDLAQSRLQNLLQTVGDHANYSGSGTRSARSPPSIGIPSGISRDDSSLISHDDSDLYKEVRCIETSGTGRNEQLDLSAGESSSPQGSNMNSSLHGNGSNASVNSRRSRLLSESPITLEQHLENIRRPFVSLGRDLGSSTHNPSGSRILGRSRSCRSLMGSTMFDGMEMDDGTPLHRSLVGFPGRSAPNYDAESETLSRAGSIVSTKTNGACDTEFTGIGEFVAELKEMAQVHYQKQLGNQDTNEEFGDCTLKSIGLDPIADASQSPSRWPLEFEKKQQEIIGLWHACSISLVHRTYFFLLFKGDQADSIYMEVELRRLSFLRDTYSRGSTPSNAVVGSLNSSPVASAKKLQREREMLARQMQKQLTAEEREHLYTKWGISLDSKKRKLQVARRLWTKTEDLEHVRESASLVAKLIGLQEPGQVLREMFGLSFAPQQQPPPRRRSSNGWRYGIPSFG